The following proteins are encoded in a genomic region of Toxotes jaculatrix isolate fToxJac2 chromosome 3, fToxJac2.pri, whole genome shotgun sequence:
- the rbck1 gene encoding ranBP-type and C3HC4-type zinc finger-containing protein 1, protein MASEVAPKVNLKEAEELALALSEALSSGSSEEAVKLCQKLSQLCVPVSVTVNAQAYPRDSIRLRVGVEDAQSDTYIPVTIVVSADMTIAQLKDKISHDFGFHPLVQRWVIGKRLAQDRETLYSHGIHQNGDQAFLFILSTHAARLTRHQHKLDQEQQRIEGIVESMESMQLFPRGLGGVGGEKTAPPPQPQHTAPPPPPPKPQTAIKPAVLPKPQMGWTCTICTYVNKPTRPGCEMCAGERPEDYEVPDKYQPDQQEVLRIQQEQLAMLQYQQARQAEREMNFLSLLATEEQSLIPNATETDCPICFSALEPGEGIVLRECLHTFCRECLKGTIVNSQDAEVSCPDKCDSKLLDREIKALLTEEEHQRFLELRLSIAESRAEHSFHCQTPNCRGWCVYEDEVNEFHCELCSETNCILCRAIHKDMNCKDYQDDLRIRAENDKAAQQTKQMLESMLQNGEAMKCPRCDIIVQKKDGCDWICCLMCRTEICWVTKQARWGPNGNGDISGGCRCRVNNQPCHPNCQNCH, encoded by the exons ATGGCTTCTGAAGTAGCACCGAAAGTTAACCTGAAAGAGG cgGAGGAACTTGCCCTCGCCCTGAGCGAAGCCCTTAGCAGTGGGAGCAGCGAAGAAGCAGTTAAACTGTGCCAGAAGCTGTCGCAGCTTTGTGTTCCAGTGTCTGTCACTGTCAACGCTCAAGCCTATCCTCGTGACTCCATAAG GTTACGGGTCGGAGTGGAGGATGCTCAGTCAGATACCTACATTCCAGTGACCATTGTGGTTTCTGCTGATATGACAATTGCACAACTTAAAGACAAG ATCAGCCACGACTTTGGGTTCCACCCTTTGGTGCAGCGATGGGTGATCGGCAAGCGCTTGGCTCAGGACCGGGAGACGTTGTACAGCCATGGTATCCATCAGAATGGAGACCAGGCTTTCCTGTTCATTCTCTCCACCCATGCTGCTCGTCTCACACGGCATCAACACAAACTGGACCAGGAGCAGCAGCGCATAGagg GCATTGTAGAGTCCATGGAGTCCATGCAGCTTTTTCCCAGGGGGCTGGGCGGAGTTGGTGGTGAGAAGacagctcctcctccacagcctcaacacactgctcctcctcctcctcctcctaaacCCCAGACTGCTATTAAACCTGCTGTGCTACCTAAACCTCAG atggGATGGACCTGTACCATATGTACTTATGTGAACAAACCAACACGTCCTGGCTGTGAGATGTGTGCAGGGGAACGACCAGAGGATTATGAGGTGCCAGACAAATACCAACCAGACCAGCAGGAGGTTCTACGAATTCAGCAGGAACAGTTGGCCATGTTGCAGTATCAACAG GCTCGGCAGGCGGAACGAGAGATGAACTTCCTGTCCTTGTTGGCAACAGAAGAACAGAGCCTTATCCCCAatgccacagagacagactgtccCATCTGCTTCTCAGCCCTGGAGCCAGGAGAGGGCATTGTGCTCAGAGAGTGTCTACACACCTTCTGCAG GGAGTGTCTAAAAGGGACAATAGTGAACAGTCAAGATGCTGAGGTGTCGTGTCCTGACAAATGTGACAGCAAGCTACTGGACCGAGAAATCAAAGCG CTgctcacagaggaggagcacCAGCGCTTCCTGGAGTTGCGTCTGAGCATCGCGGAAAGCCGCGCGGAGCACAGCTTCCACTGTCAGACTCCCAACTGTCGAGGATGGTGCGTCTACGAGGACGAAGTCAACGAATTCCACTGTGAACTCTGCAGTGAAACCAACTGCATTCTCTGCAGG GCCATCCATAAAGACATGAATTGTAAGGACTACCAGGATGACCTGCGCATCCGAGCAGAGAACGACAAGGCGGCTCAGCAAACTAAGCAGATGCTAGAG AGCATGCTGCAGAATGGGGAGGCCATGAAATGTCCACGGTGTGACATCATTGTCCAGAAAAAAGATGGCTGTGACTGGATTTGCTGTTTGAT